CCCCGACACAGCTAATCGCGATAGAGCTTTCGCGATCCGACTGATTAATGGATGCCTACGCCAACGATATATACGTGCAGCTTTATCATAGTAACATATTTACCATTCAACGCGTTATTCCGCCAGCTAGAGGCGAGTCGAAAGGCGAAGAAGCCGGCAGCGGGCGAGCGTGACGTCACGTTACGAGAGTTCACCTCAGCATGCGTGACTCGGCGACGTCGAGTCGCGAGCGCATCGTCCCGGATTTCGTCTTCCGTTCCGCGCACAGATTTGCGCGCACTCCTGTATGTAAggaccaaaaaaaaaaagtctatcCAGGAGAGCGCGAGTGACGCTGCGATTTGCGCGAGATCACGAGATCGCGCAACGGTGGAGCAGAAACGTCACGCGACAGAATCGATGCGCCATGTTAAAGCGTCCGTGCCGCGGACGGAATAGGGGCGGCCCCGGCCGGGCAGAACGGAACGCGCGGCGGAATAGGAACGGGGcggacgcgcgcgcgcaaccCCGccaactataaaaaaaaataaaatacatcctCGCCCTCGAGGGATGCACCCCTCGACCTTGGCTCGCGGCGCTTCGGAGTTTAATTAACGGCAATCTTGAGCTTCAACACTCTTTACCTTAGAAAggtaaaaatgtgaaatatatgtacgtgtgaCAATTTGAATCAATTATTTCCGTATTCTAATGATATTCTAAGAAAATGTGCAATTCACATAATCGGTGCAAATATTAGTTGCTACTTTTCTACAGAACATGCATACatgcgatatataaaaaatttatatgtaatttaaatataaatttatataacatgtaatatatatatatatatatatatatatatatatatatatatatatattatatattttataatattttttatgtagtttattgaatataatttataatatatatttttttagataaaaaatatatacatatcgttGATTAAATCGTGGAAGATGCTTGGCAGGCACATTTAAAGTTATTGGAAATAGAGAACGTCATATTAATGCAAGATATCATTTATTTCCGCGATTTGAGACCAGGTGGTGTAACGAGAGGAAAAACCACCATCGTGACCGGTGATATTAAAGGGAAGTTGTACGGTTAGAAAGTGACATTGATATTTTGACCTTTCTGAATGAATAAGGGAAGATTCAACAACTTATGAAATGTTAAATTGACGTAAACGATGATATgatacaataaatatcaagTTGGTAATATAAAAACAGCAATCTAAACTTTTCGCtaacttttataacattttgacAATCattgtgaatattttacgagtaATATCAAAGCACATGAGGGAAACAGCAACGTATTACATTACATGTTAGCACACTATTATAGCTTGACTGTTCGAAATCGATAACACTGTTATTAAATGCGATATCGTGCGCTATGCGGTAgagaattttgcaaaattgcaTCCTGTTGTAGAGGGCACAGAATAAATGGACGAGGCGCTGGAAGTAGCGCGAAGAAACGCTCCTCCTCTTCGCATCGCCCATCGACGGGATAATACaccataaaaattaaattttcacggTCTCAACGCGGTCTTTCCGGCTGCAAGTCGCGCAGATCCGATCGATTTCTCGAGCGTGTCGAATATTTCGTGCGTGGCGTTATATTTCATCGccagctaaaaaaaaaaaaaaaaatacgaccACTAACAATTCGAGGTTAACGCGAGGTCGCGCATTCCGGCTCGAGCTCTCGTCGGGCGAATgttagagataaaaataaaaacatgttCCTGTTTATGCACCAGAGAAAGAGATGAGAAATGGCACTCGAATATCTGTGTTTCTCGGGTTTATTAATTTCGTCGTCAAACAGCTTTCTAACGGGATTATTTTtgtcggaaaaaaaaataaaatttttcgcgaCGTGCCGATCTAACtgctatttttcatataatccacaagtataaagaaaaaaataaagagagttcaatgttaataaattatgagctaaagaatataagaaaatcGAGAAAAGTACATCTCAATTTAATCTCTATTAAAACACTTTACATTAGTGAAAGATATATTACTGAAGAAGTCTACAATTAGATAAAATCGCTTTAAAGAGATAGGTATCTCAgcggaaaaaaagataaatctacgtaaaattatcgagcgtaaaattataacattgtaATTAAGCGCGACAGACGTCAAGGAACTCGCGCTACAATTCGCGTGCAAAGTGTCAAGAAGTGTAAAGAAGTAATTGTGGGAAGAGATGAAAAGATAGACGCGCGTAAATGCATGAGACGAGTTCACGGATTTCACATGACCTGGGAACCGGAAGGGCGATACATAAGATGTTAATGCTTCGTTAActgtaaattattgttaattgcaCATCTCTATTAGACACACATGATATCAACGATCACATTTCATCGCAATTTTTTAGTCGCGAAATAACTGTATAATGTATGGCGATTAATATGCAGCGATCGAAACTCTTATAATTTCCATAGATTCAATCTCCGACAGGTTCGTGAAACCTTAAgttaattatagttttattacatCGCGAATAAATACAGAAACTATTTCTTACTTTCACACGTCTCTCTCGAGAGTTGTActtgacaaaattttattgcaaatccCTTTCAATCCGTTATTATATTCaagatgtattaaaaattctgcAAGAGATATATCTTAAACGTGATAACAACATAActgtttattaaatcaattcgTCAGCTtgtgaaatgtattttataatctgtcttattataaaattgcatctgtcttaaatataaagttattctATTACTGTTGTATTAAACTCGAcctatttcatatatataatctcagGAAATATCTCTAATATTCCATAAAGAGCAGCATGTAAAATTGTTCAGCCGTATCTCGTCgacttttttactttcttaacGAACGATATCCCGCGATCCTTTGGTTGTTTACCATAAGAAGACACCGTTATCCTTAACAGGTACCTCGATCACCCGCGGTCTCGCAATCACTCGCGCGGTGCGATCGCCGCTCTCGACGATCCCGATGATCCACGCTTGTCTGCGCTCGATCTTCTCCAGGGCTTTGCAATACGCGGCCGCTTGTTCCCGTGGTAAGATAACCAGCAACCCTCCCGACACCTCGGGCATTTCACCTTTTAGAAGCGGTAGTGCGTTTCCCGTGATCTTCGACATCGCGCTCATCCGCGCGATCACCGGCATATTGTGGATTATAAAATTGACGTTGTTCGTTTGTCGTCGCACCAGGAGATCCGCGTGGCCCAGAATACCGTAGGATCCTACCTCGCAGGCGGCATGCGCGTTATACTGACATTCAAGGATTGATTAATGAGTTGTGAGTCTGTTGACATTCGCCTTCGTACTATCAAGATCAAGACTAAAATACTAATCACGTAATACAtgctcgattaaatattaatctaactAATCTCTGACAAATAGTAAGTGATAGTAgagtgatattaaattataaaaatacgtgCGCGCGTAAATTCCTccacgtgatatttttttttttttctaaaattgaaGATGGTGAATTTATTAACGATTAATCTATCAGTTTTAAGGAATAATTTCTgcattaattagaaatatttttttatatcttttgtctattaatttaacagaagtcTCGTAGGTCATATATCGTATTAGATTGAGATCTGGATATCAAGCTGAATTTTGAAGAAGCCAACCTTTCGCATGAGCATAGCGGCGACTTGATTAGTCCTGATCATACAGTCGATGGCTCGGGAACGAGCTTTCTCGACATTCTCTTCGGTGATGGCCAACATTAGCCTGCTTCTCTTCTCAGGCTGCTTCATCCATTCCGATATGGTAAGTACCACCGTCGTGCCGAGCGGCTTCGTGAGCACTATGACGTCACCAACGGTTGCGTGTACGGGTTGGACTATCTCGTAAGGGTGGCACACTACCGTGGCGATTCCGCCGAACAGACACCAGGGGTTTTGGAAGACGTGACAATCCTTGACGGTCGTCTGCGCCGCGTCCGCGTAACCGCGTATCGCTATGGACGCCACTGTTTTCTTTTCGACGTCCTTCATAACGTCGGAGATGCCTAGAATCATCCTGCTGCTGGAGCATCTCGCGAGACCCAGCGAGTGAATGCCTCCATGGGTAATGGCGTAAGCAATCTTGCCCATCACGTATGGATCGTCAACGACTGCAGGAATAACATTGAACGTTTCTACCAGCATCATTCTACTAGCTTCGTCCAACTTTGTCACGCGAGTATTCTCGCAAATGCACGTCGTCGCGTAAGGATTTGTCTTTTCATCCTGCACGTGTCAATAAGTTTGTGGAATTTTCATAGAGCGAAGAAACAGAGGtcgatgcttttttttttaagtcgtTTCCGcaacattttgttaaatacagcaaagaaaaataaattataatgcatGTAAACTGCAAGAGGAATGCAGGCAGGtgttgaaagaatattttttttataattattttgacgaACAACAGATTATTATTGAGACTACAAAATATTTAGCTGtcatttagaatatataatttttgataataagtgTCAAcgtgaaaaagatatatcataACTGACGAatgatatctaaataaaacaagattgTCGGTAGTTATTTCGAGCGTAAAAATCCTTTCTACCAATTCTATTTTGTAGTGAGAAAATCACCTCTTTTCCGTGGACGAGGTCGAGTAGCGACTGTCTTTCCTGTCGCTCCATTTGCAAGCTCTTTCTTCGCGGATCGCTGAATTTCGTTAACTGGAAATCCGCAGAGAGTCCGTGGCTCTCAGGATTGAAAGGGATCTGTATATTATTGCCGCAAGGTTCGCCAAGAAATTCCAGGTTGATGATACAATCATTATCATCGCCGTCCGTTTTCGCCACAGTTTGCGTAATTATTTCCGACATACTGGGTGGACTCGAGGATATCGTCAATCGTCACTAACATACACCGCAAGCTCATCGAAATTACGCAACGTATATTGAATCGATTTATAGGAAAATAAAAGACTtacgagaaaagaaataaacgaaCGTTGATTTTGATGAACATCGCGATACTTCATACATACAAGTGTCTCTCGAAGAAATCTTCctctttaagatttttatcaatttttaacaaaagaaaacagtaatttatttttttataatattttatttaatatcaaaaaatcaaatcaaaattaaagtttattagatttatttttattatattgtttatattgttatttaaacttttttatattaaaatgtagtttaagaattatatttcattaattaatagtaaattagATTAGTACATTAGTGCACTGATGCACATTAAaagttatcatatatataatataagcataaataattcaaacattaagacaatattgtaatatataaattattatcattattcgtACTAACCAATAACAATAGCTCTtagtatcaattatttttttaattattcatgccAGTGTAAATTTATGTACGATAACTGTGCGCACCAGTACAACAGTCCGACTGAATTCGCTAAAAGTATAGTTACATTTCattaatgttacatttttaatttgaaaatgttaACCGCAAAAATAGCGgcatataaaatcatattagtATTAAACATCCTTTCTTTGGatgctaataaattaattggcTATAAAACGATGTAATAATAAGACAATtactgaatataaaaatagaaatgaaaGAGAATATTCAAACGCAATAattctttgataaaaagatCGCAAGATACACACATCGCATATCTAAAACGCAAGTGGAGATTTGGCGgaatttaaatcaatgtttACCTCTGTTCAACAGCAGAGTCCGGATAACTCTTATGTATATCTTGCCGTGTTTGGTCCGCGCGACGTGGAAGAGGAAATCCGAGAGATCACCGTCGCCCTCGTGAATGTCCGTCCTCTCGGCGAGGATTTCCCGAAGTGTCGCGACACGTTCTTCCGGTGTGCTTTCGTCGGGATGACCCAGCTTTCTGTCGAGATAGTCAACCACCCCAATATCTTCCCAGAATTGCGGCGAATCTGACGCATTCTCTCGCAATGAATCTTTCAGCCTCGTTCGTTTACCGCTAGAGTCAACGAGATCACTTCCGGATACATCGAGGCCGGCGTAGGAAACGTCCAATGCGAGACTATCGAAGGTGGATTCGCCGAGAGTGATAATGGAACCAATACTTCTCCCTCTCGAGGTCGACGGGGTAGCTTCATCATCACGCTGACAGGAAGGCGAATGCAGGGGGCTCGGAGATGCGTCGCTGTTCACACGAAGGGGTGTCGAGCTGTTCATGACCTTGACATGACCCTGTCCATCAACGATCAAGATTTTGAGAGACCGAAAGCTCCTTCGAACAAGCTTTCTGAAATGCTTTATGGAAATGTTTTTTCCTCCTTATCTTGATCTTGTTCTGTTAATCTTCAGTGTTGTCAGAATGTATCAGCAAATATCCAAAAGACGTGAATATCCatcattaacaatttaatgtaaatcattgttttccatttaataaaaagatgtatTTTGCGCTATCACTTTTGTCAAAGTCTTGATTTTCCACGAAACCATCGAATAGCTGTTAATTTTACACGCGTCTCTTCCCGTtcgataataaattctttttatttgtcttACACGCTTGTTGTTCGATTATTAGTATCGTGTTTCCACGATCGTTTCATACGTAATCTTAGTCTTTTATACAGAGCACAGGAAATCAACATTAATCTCTGCGGTAGCACATAGATTTATCCAGTCTTTGAAGCCCTATACACGTATAAACCTGTAGCACATGTAGATTACATTTTCCTTATTAAACTAGTCTATGTCGTTGCactttttacacttttatcgTTGTGGACGGTACTCGCTTAACTCGATCGTGAATCAGGAAATGATGCAATGATCTATTATTAGTCAATTATTTTCGAAGACTAAAAAGAGACTCGGAAGTCAGGGCTTATATTCTGAATTCCGCGAtatcatacatttattaaaaaggaaaaaaaaaaggaaaaatatatatgtatcatcgTTTTATagagttattttttatcgtatattttttataatagaatatttcttcgcgtaaaatttaatatcatatatttagtGCCTGAAATACGTGGCACTTTTAATACGATAAAATCTGAGAACGCTTGACTCGAgctataaaacataattttagtaCGGATTAAACGTTCTTCAAGGTTTGATAAGTAATACGAGCAACTAATTGTCGTTCACAATAAGCACGAATCGCTTGGAAATTAGTTACGAAGgaattaattactattttgaTTTACTTGAAAGAATAGgctgtaaaattattcatttctaAATTACGAATATtcgcaaataattatataattattatataacgaaattaaatttcgtatattaaatattttatttgtgtcgCGATGTACACGCGAATGTATAGTCTGTGGTACAACTGCAACGATAACGTCCATCGAGGTGTAAGTAGGTGAAAGAGTAAAGTTCTCTCGACATCGTGGCAAAGGTAGAAAGAAGCAAACACAAGTTTATCAAAACGGAGCATCGAAATAATCAGCTATATCGTGAGTCACCGATCGGCATTCGTACGAAATGTATCAAGGGATCACAGACGTCGGAAAACGAATAAACCTGATGCAGGTTCTAAGAAGAATTTCTTTGACAATCGATtgttctaatataatatatttaattctagatATAACATTCACGTAACTATATcgttaagtaaaatattttagaaatattttttgtcgaGAGGGCTCTTTATTAGagatctaaaattattaatcattttcgattaaaaaaaaaaaaaacaataaatactcgatctatttatgtaaatattggcacgattaattttgacaattagtattattttttaggcGCCCAATAATTAcgcaataatataacataatataagataattcgCGAAGATGAAAAgatcatgtaaatatttgatattcatAAAACTACAATATGAAGTCTCGAGCATGAATAATGAGCGGATGTACTAGAAAAGTATAATCTCAAAGAGAAACAAGtgcaatatgtatattcaaccGCGTGTACATACACGGTATAACGAACGGTATCGAGCGATCCCCTTTTGCGATAATTTCAGCCCTGGAGATCGATCGCCCTAAATCGACGGAATCTCGGCGAAGAATGCTTTCGTAGGCGGACGAGTCAGTTTTTCGTGACAAATTCATCTTTCGAAATTACCTTTGCACGAATTTGGGGATAGCGCAAACCGAAAAAGTACGAAGGAAAGACGAAGGAAAAATCTGTTTTCTTCGAGGTAGATGTCCGATCAAAACGTGTTCGACATACGACGCGCTTCttaatgaaaaagtaaaaaaaaaatcgttagGCTAAACGTATCGGATTTTACGCGTCTCGTTGCGATCGCAGGTGAAAAGGATCGTAAACGATATACGTTATTAGGATTAATCGTTACAGTCACATCTCATTGCACAATAATTGCCAGAGAACAATAATTTCACGCGAAAAGACGGTCACTCTGCCAtgaatgtcattataaatgaatagaattatatatgtgcCATATTCGCATGCAcggatataatttattcactaTGAGTGTAGTAAAGTATAAACGTCGCACAATTCtacattctaaaaataatcttaaaagaCTGGGAATAGTGTCAAATGGCATAGACCGAACGTGTATTTATACAAACATTAAAATAGAGcaatgagaaaaagagaatttcgAATATATAGGAAATTCATATAcggtgataaaaaaaagtataggtGACTATTATCATGCCACGTATCGCACACGCGTAATATGTTTGTTTATCATGTCCATAAAACCCAAGGTAAAAGACGTAAACGACGGAATTGCGCCGATAGTAATCTCGCGTATTTGaaagtaaatttgaaaataacaaCGCAAAAGATAAGAGTGAAATGAATGTTACGAGACGAAAATATTTCGTCGTGATTAAACGTGTGTGTAATCGATACTAAACGGATATTAAATAGCGATAAATCGAAAAAAACTTTCTGATAAGACGTTAGAGTATGTaatcaaatagaaaataatagtacaaagctgtttacatttttctactTTCTGCAACAATCTATttgagagaaataattattacgaaataaatgcaaaacaaaactagaataaatatttatatacaagttCATGTACAGTTTCGAGATACATTATAAGGAGGATTTTTCGGTTACCACATGCATCGTtaactcgtaaaaatatttttttccctttatACGTGACAGCAATGCTAATGGGAATGTAAATCGCGCAGCTCCTTCAGCTGACTTGTTAACAGAGTCAACTAACGCGTTACTTCGATTTAACGTATAacgtaaattgaaaaaatataactgttGGATTGTGATATCTATAAGACTTTCCAGATTATATTTTGATCGCTCTTTTGTATCtatcaaataatgaaattgtttCACATTTAAATACTGATTGCAATTTTTGGAACAAATTTATAGTGCATtccaaattaaaatctaaaaaaaaagaatataaaaatatttgacaacaTCGATCTTTACGCGTCAAATATGTTCTTAATGACAAGTAAACAATAGGAATCGACACTCGAATCAAGCCGACTGCgtgaattagaaatattaatcaattagaATCAGAGGACTCATCTCGGAACTTTGATCGATCAGTGCCAGTTTATGCCACCGGATACGAACGATATTGACGTGTGCAACCTTAATTACGCATTGCGGCCGACAGGAGCAGCGAACTCTTTACGTAACGGTAACAATGCTTAACTTTTCGCCATGATCGCTGATGCGAGCGGAATGCTATCTAACATCTAGCGGCAGTTTTTGCGCGAACGAGATCAATCATTCTATTAATAATCGTAGCTTAAAGAAAATTGCGTTTCCGAGTCTTCGCACGAATCTAATAGTGAATTTCGTTGGTGCACTAGTGCGCACATTAAAAGTTATCGTacacaaatttacaatataaacataattaaatgattaagataattatagtaatgtaaattattcgcgtattgaacaataataatagcttagtattatttaatttttttaattacttatgtcaatgtaaatttatgtaactttTGTATGCACCAGTGTGTTCCAAACAAATTTGCTACAACACTCTCGAGGGACCAAATCATCCAAGATAGGATAGGGTAGGGTAAAGCTAGGTTGTCCCTTGGAGACTTTCAAGGTTGCGCTTTCGTGACGCGAGACGACGACGAAACAGAAATAGAATTACTTTATGAAAAACTGTATTGCGAGTCTCAGTGGAAGACAGTATGTGCCTTTCATATTTTGAGAACGCAGGTCATTATCCCTTGCAATCGGGGAGACTTAACCCTTACGCGAATCATAACATACGGGGAAATAAACATGCTTTAAATGTCACGTTGAAAGTAAAGAGAgaataatcgattttttagaaaaaaaaaaaataaaaacataatgtgttttctataaaatacgatgataaaaaaaaatataagtttaataacaatttagaAGCAGTAattttatagcaaaattaGTCCTTTTCCTTGGTAAAAACTCACCAATAACCCTCTCTCCTTCTATAAAGtggtaattaataaaatttacacaaataaaaaataaatgtacgaGAAAGATTTTGCCAGTCACTCAATACTCTCGCTTATAAATGATCACCGTATTAATCCAATTCCTCGTTACTACCTCGTGGCATTTTATCACATTTCATATCGAATATCACGAGCACGTGGCGCGAGTCCTTTGACGGAAACGATAATTAGTCTTCGCGGCACGTAcatgtacatgtacatatatacatatacatacggtGATGGAAAAGAGTGGATTCGACCCGTTCGTGGCCAATTTTCTGCTTCCAGAGCAACCTAACCTAGGCATTGCACCGGGTTGTTGAGATTCGCGATCGAGTTAGAGACTTGGTGACTTTCGGTAATCCAGCTTCCGCTCGCGCGCTGGGAACGCTCTCAACGATGTTCGAGCGTTAATGATAACGCGATAACGCGGCCGGGTCGCGACGCATCTCGCGCGAAGGATTCTGCCGTCACGCGCACGAGCAGGGAAAGATCTTGCAGAATCCGGATACGGGCGGCAACTACTAGAGAAACCACCACCGGCTTCCGTCGCGCATGCTCGACATACCGCGTACTGTGGACCGACGAGTGCTCTCGTCGCTGCGTCAAACGTCCTCTCGCGCACCCTGGACCCGGACGGAACGTGACTCGCGCACTTAATCTCGTGACGAAATCGGACGTGACGAATTCGACGGCACGAGCGCGCGACGATGCAAACGTCGCAGCTGCACGAGCGTGACTGGCCGCACGCGGCGTCCGCGACGTGAAGCGGCCGGCGAGCGTTCGTTTTGAAGTGTCGCGCCACGTGATTGGCCGAGCCGttcctgcctgcctgcctgcttGTCTGCTTGCTTGTGCGTCGAGTGCGTTGAACGTGCGAGATGGATAGCACGAGCGAGGAAAGCTTGATTAAAGAGGAAGCGCTCGTTGATTGCGAGTTGATCGCGACCACCCTCAAGCGAGCTGACGATGAATAAGATTACGAATGGTGTTTTCAAAGATCTATATATGATCGagtaaagttaaatataatttttttaaatccaggatatttaaattcatatagATCATTTAATGGTCATTTAAACTTTCATTAAGAAAACCgaaaatgtgtaaaatctacaaaattaaatattcataattattaattaaatatcatatatatatatatatatatatatatatatataaaataaagaatttggATGTAAACAAAATTGCGGGTTCGTGTAAGAAAAAAGTGTATACGCAATGCGGCGAGCACGGCGACATGTGTAAATATCACGTGAGGAAAATTAGATCAAGGTCTTTGTGTTCTGTCATGCCGTTATATGTTGTGACAACttcaaaatacattatttttaactgtaataatttttaaatgatcataattttctctcgctctttctcgcAAAGTTTgcagtatttatattaaaagtattagatattgattaatattttttcttcagtaACATGatgataatgattatatattacataatttattttgaaatgcgCAATTGtgtataaagtaaaatgtttGATAATGAGACAAAATGGATTCATACTTTGCGCGATAAGCGATAATCCTTTCGTGCAAAATAATCGTGACTGACTGAAAAGGAATGCGAATTGCGTTGTCGAATTGTTCGACTATCGATGATAAACACGAAAATATGAAGCGCAGAGGATTTTGACATTTTCAGATGATCTTTCAGAATACCATGAGCGcgcttgaaaaatattccttGAGAAAGCATTGCTCTTTACTCGACGATCTAACGGATAGTTGCGATCCTTAAAGTGCAAATGCCATCTACCTATAGTTCTCACTCACTAAgaaagatacatttttattaatatattatccaACGCGACaagctaatattttatattttatatgccaTCTAAATACTTTACgagaaatttttacagaaatagatattattacaatatttatacaaataaccTGTAGTATTTTTGaactaaattttctagaataaTATAACACAGTTGacgattttataatacttcagtaaatacaaatatgatcgattatttacataaaattataaaaatctataaataaagttaGGCACATTAATCTTCAGTGAAAGATTAGAAGAAATATGTCGGAACTGAAGAGTAATGATACGAAagcaattacattaaatatactcATTATACAATCTTGGATATTATCTCTActctctaatataaataacatttctcATGCAATATAGTAAAAATCCACTATTCCTATCATTAAGGAACTCAAGGCTGATTTTTCCTTATTATACTGGGAGCAAAAATGCTGTATAAAAACCGCGTAATATCTTCG
Above is a genomic segment from Anoplolepis gracilipes chromosome 3, ASM4749672v1, whole genome shotgun sequence containing:
- the LOC140664000 gene encoding inactive selenide, water dikinase-like protein, with product MSEIITQTVAKTDGDDNDCIINLEFLGEPCGNNIQIPFNPESHGLSADFQLTKFSDPRRKSLQMERQERQSLLDLVHGKEDEKTNPYATTCICENTRVTKLDEASRMMLVETFNVIPAVVDDPYVMGKIAYAITHGGIHSLGLARCSSSRMILGISDVMKDVEKKTVASIAIRGYADAAQTTVKDCHVFQNPWCLFGGIATVVCHPYEIVQPVHATVGDVIVLTKPLGTTVVLTISEWMKQPEKRSRLMLAITEENVEKARSRAIDCMIRTNQVAAMLMRKYNAHAACEVGSYGILGHADLLVRRQTNNVNFIIHNMPVIARMSAMSKITGNALPLLKGEMPEVSGGLLVILPREQAAAYCKALEKIERRQAWIIGIVESGDRTARVIARPRVIEVPVKDNGVFLW